Proteins co-encoded in one Pongo pygmaeus isolate AG05252 chromosome 23, NHGRI_mPonPyg2-v2.0_pri, whole genome shotgun sequence genomic window:
- the SHISA8 gene encoding protein shisa-8 isoform X1 — protein MARAGARGQLGGRRPPGLRLALALRLALLLARPPSGRAGAPEAQGPAASGTTAPAGGDRCRGYYDVMGQWDPPFNCSSGAYSFCCGTCGYRFCCHDGPRRLDQSRCSNYDTPAWVQTGRPPARARDTAAPRDPGRERSHTAVYAVCGVAALLVLAGIGARLGLERAHSPRARPTVTRALTELLKQPGPQEPLPPTLGPPLGGCVQVQMGDGLPRGSPHNSAGAGGCREDRLGSQPRPENGPPGSHRTASGRGLRRGDSEGGVTRGIGPSRVSLLAPDKKRLNNAPRGSATPGPPRGLRLQGGGSLTLQPDYAKYATFKAAALKAAEAAPRDFYQRFPALEPSPRQPPARAPRPPPDLPAPLDACPWAPPVYAPPAAPGPYAAWNSSRPALPAPLGHPTARAFQVPRRPGHAARRQFSVEKMLETFSPQPPGLYGSAGRGSRYLRTNSKTEVTV, from the exons ATGGCGCGGGCCGGGGCTCGGGGACAGCTCGGCGGCCGCCGTCCGCCCGGCCTCCGGCTCGCGCTAGCACTTCGGCTCGCGTTGCTGCTGGCACGGCCGCCGTCGGGCCGCGCGGGAGCCCCCGAGGCACAGGGTCCCGCGGCGTCCGGCACGACAGCCCCGGCGGGGGGCGACCGCTGCCGCGGCTACTACGACGTGATGGGCCAGTGGGACCCGCCCTTCAACTGCAGCTCGGGCGCCTACAGCTTCTGCTGCGGCACGTGCGGCTACCGCTTCTGCTGCCACGACGGGCCGCGGCGCCTCGACCAGAGCCGCTGTTCCAACTACGACACGCCGGCCTGGGTCCAGACAGGCCGGCCGCCCGCCCGCGCCCGCGACACCGCGGCGCCCCGGGACCCGGGCCGCGAGCGCAGCCATACGGCCGTCTACGCTGTGTGCGGCGTCGCAGCGCTGCTGGTGCTGGCCGGCATCGGGGCGCGCCTGGGCCTGGAGAGGGCGCACAGCCCGCGCGCGCGGCCCACCGTGACCAG GGCGCTGACAGAGCTTCTGAAGCAGCCGGGCCCCCAGGAGCCATTGCCTCCCACCCTGGGCCCACCCCTGGGTGGCTGTGTCCAGGTGCAGATGGGGGACGGCCTCCCCCGGGGCTCCCCCCACAACAGCGCAG GCGCTGGAGGCTGCCGCGAAGACAGGCTTGGCTCGCAGCCTCGCCCGGAGAACGGTCCCCCAGGTTCTCACCGAACGGCCTCGGGGAGAGGACTACGGAGAGGTGACAGCGAGGGCGGAGTGACCCGGGGCATCGGACCGAGCCGCGTCTCACTCCTCGCTCCAGACAAGAAGCGCCTCAACAACGCGCCCCGGGGGTCGGCCACCCCGGGGCCCCCGCGCGGCCTGCGGCTGCAGGGAGGCGGCAGCCTGACGCTGCAGCCCGACTACGCCAAGTACGCCACGTTCAAGGCCGCCGCGCTCAAGGCAGCAG AGGCCGCCCCGCGGGACTTCTACCAGCGTTTCCCCGCCCTCGAGCCGTCCCCGCGGCAACCCCCGGCGCGAGCTCCTCGACCACCCCCGGACTTGCCTGCGCCGCTGGACGCCTGCCCCTGGGCCCCGCCGGTCTATGCGCCCCCTGCCGCGCCGGGCCCCTATGCCGCCTGGAACTCCAGTCGCCCGGCCCTGCCCGCCCCGCTCGGCCACCCGACGGCTCGGGCCTTCCAGGTACCCCGGCGACCCGGTCACGCGGCCCGGCGCCAGTTCAGCGTGGAGAAGATGCTTGAGACCTTCAGCCCGCAGCCCCCCGGCCTTTACGGCAGCGCGGGCCGCGGGTCCCGGTACCTAAGGACCAACAGCAAGACCGAGGTCACCGTGTGA
- the SHISA8 gene encoding protein shisa-8 isoform X2, with amino-acid sequence MARAGARGQLGGRRPPGLRLALALRLALLLARPPSGRAGAPEAQGPAASGTTAPAGGDRCRGYYDVMGQWDPPFNCSSGAYSFCCGTCGYRFCCHDGPRRLDQSRCSNYDTPAWVQTGRPPARARDTAAPRDPGRERSHTAVYAVCGVAALLVLAGIGARLGLERAHSPRARPTVTRALTELLKQPGPQEPLPPTLGPPLGGCVQVQMGDGLPRGSPHNSAGPRTPRLARASPPGEPFMRVATPGLAAAAAARDSEPGPVPGAGGCREDRLGSQPRPENGPPGSHRTASGRGLRRGDSEGGVTRGIGPSRVSLLAPDKKRLNNAPRGSATPGPPRGLRLQGGGSLTLQPDYAKYATFKAAALKAAEAAPRDFYQRFPALEPSPRQPPARAPRPPPDLPAPLDACPWAPPVYAPPAAPGPYAAWNSSRPALPAPLGHPTARAFQVPRRPGHAARRQFSVEKMLETFSPQPPGLYGSAGRGSRYLRTNSKTEVTV; translated from the exons ATGGCGCGGGCCGGGGCTCGGGGACAGCTCGGCGGCCGCCGTCCGCCCGGCCTCCGGCTCGCGCTAGCACTTCGGCTCGCGTTGCTGCTGGCACGGCCGCCGTCGGGCCGCGCGGGAGCCCCCGAGGCACAGGGTCCCGCGGCGTCCGGCACGACAGCCCCGGCGGGGGGCGACCGCTGCCGCGGCTACTACGACGTGATGGGCCAGTGGGACCCGCCCTTCAACTGCAGCTCGGGCGCCTACAGCTTCTGCTGCGGCACGTGCGGCTACCGCTTCTGCTGCCACGACGGGCCGCGGCGCCTCGACCAGAGCCGCTGTTCCAACTACGACACGCCGGCCTGGGTCCAGACAGGCCGGCCGCCCGCCCGCGCCCGCGACACCGCGGCGCCCCGGGACCCGGGCCGCGAGCGCAGCCATACGGCCGTCTACGCTGTGTGCGGCGTCGCAGCGCTGCTGGTGCTGGCCGGCATCGGGGCGCGCCTGGGCCTGGAGAGGGCGCACAGCCCGCGCGCGCGGCCCACCGTGACCAG GGCGCTGACAGAGCTTCTGAAGCAGCCGGGCCCCCAGGAGCCATTGCCTCCCACCCTGGGCCCACCCCTGGGTGGCTGTGTCCAGGTGCAGATGGGGGACGGCCTCCCCCGGGGCTCCCCCCACAACAGCGCAG GTCCCAGGACTCCGCGCCTGGCTCGAGCGTCGCCTCCGGGCGAGCCGTTCATGAGGGTGGCAACCCCCGGGCTGGCTGCTGCCGCCGCTGCGCGTGATTCGGAGCCAGGCCCTGTTCCAGGCGCTGGAGGCTGCCGCGAAGACAGGCTTGGCTCGCAGCCTCGCCCGGAGAACGGTCCCCCAGGTTCTCACCGAACGGCCTCGGGGAGAGGACTACGGAGAGGTGACAGCGAGGGCGGAGTGACCCGGGGCATCGGACCGAGCCGCGTCTCACTCCTCGCTCCAGACAAGAAGCGCCTCAACAACGCGCCCCGGGGGTCGGCCACCCCGGGGCCCCCGCGCGGCCTGCGGCTGCAGGGAGGCGGCAGCCTGACGCTGCAGCCCGACTACGCCAAGTACGCCACGTTCAAGGCCGCCGCGCTCAAGGCAGCAG AGGCCGCCCCGCGGGACTTCTACCAGCGTTTCCCCGCCCTCGAGCCGTCCCCGCGGCAACCCCCGGCGCGAGCTCCTCGACCACCCCCGGACTTGCCTGCGCCGCTGGACGCCTGCCCCTGGGCCCCGCCGGTCTATGCGCCCCCTGCCGCGCCGGGCCCCTATGCCGCCTGGAACTCCAGTCGCCCGGCCCTGCCCGCCCCGCTCGGCCACCCGACGGCTCGGGCCTTCCAGGTACCCCGGCGACCCGGTCACGCGGCCCGGCGCCAGTTCAGCGTGGAGAAGATGCTTGAGACCTTCAGCCCGCAGCCCCCCGGCCTTTACGGCAGCGCGGGCCGCGGGTCCCGGTACCTAAGGACCAACAGCAAGACCGAGGTCACCGTGTGA